The following is a genomic window from Nitrososphaerota archaeon.
GTCGGGCCTTCGCCCGACGCCTCGGACTTTCGCGAACAGATATTAACGGCTGAGAGGATGACGGCCCACTAGATGAAATTTCTTTTCGTGACTGAGGAAAGTCTGTCCGCGGATCTTGCATGGCAGCTGAAGAAGGAAGGACACGAAGTGAAGATGTACTGCCACGGGCAGGGAGAGAAGGACGTAGGTCTGGGCTTCTTCGAAAAAGTCGACGAGTGGGACTCGCTGAAGGACTGGGCAGACGTGTTCGTATTCGATGACATAGGCTTCGGGAACAAAGCGGACCAGCTGCGCGCAGAGGGCAGGTTCGTAGTTGGCGGCACGCCGTACACGGACAAGCTTGAGCTCGACAGGGAGTTCGGCCAGTCGGAGTTGAACTCTGTCGGCGTTGACGTCCTGCCGAGCTGGAATTTCACGTCGTTCGATGACGCCATCGACTTCGTCAAGAAGAACCCGGACAGATACGTCCTGAAACCCAGCGGGAAGGCGCAGAGCGAAAAGGAACTCCTGTTCATCGGCCAGGAGCCGGACGGAAAGGACGTCCTGCAGGTGCTCGAGCACTACAAGGCGAACTGGTCCAAGAAGATCAAAGAGTTTCAGATGCAGAAGTTCGCCGAAGGTGTGGAGATAGCCGTGGGAGCCTTCTTTAACGGAAAGGAGTTCGTAATGCCTGTCTGCGTCAATTTTGAGCACAAACGTCTCTTTCCTGGCGAATTGGGGCCGAGCACGGGCGAGATGGGGACCGCCACGTTCTACACCAAGGACAGCCCCGTCTTCGAGCGGACACTGCAGAGAGCAAAGGAGAAGCTGGCCGCCAGCAAGTACGTCGGATACGTCGACATCAACTGCATCGCCAACTCGAAAGGCATCTGGCCCCTCGAATGGACCTGCTACGACGAGACGACGGAGATACTCACGAAGTCCGGATGGAAGAAGTACTTCGAGGTCGAGATGGGAGACGAGACGCTGGCGATCGAGCCGAAGACGCGGGAGATGAGCTGGAAACGCATCACCGGGCTTCTGGTCAAAACATATCGGGGAGAGATGGTTCACTTGGGAGCCGCCGGCAAGGCACACTCCGGTCTCGACGCGCTGGTCACGCCAGACCACAACCTCTTGGTGAGCCGGTCCGGGAGGGTGGAGTTCGCGAAGGCCGGAGGGTTCCCAGCCTACGGCGCACGCGTGGTCAGAAGCGGGTCTTTCGCTGGGAAGCGCGTGAAGAGCATAGAGATCCCAGGCTACGTCGAACAGAATCAGGCGGGAAAGGACGGGAGGACGACGGAGACTCTCCATCAGCCTGTCCTAGTTCCGGCTGGGGCGTTCATGGGGCTGCTGGGGCTGTATCTGGCAGGAGGATCTGTGACGGGCGACCGTCGCATCGTCGACTTCTCTCAGAGCAAGGAGAGCCGCAGGCGAGACGAGACAGAAATGATACTGAAGGCGACGGGACTGAGCTACACCTTCCAAGAGGACAGAGGCTTCCAGATCCCCTCGGCCCAGCTCGTCAGGTTCCTGGACGAGTTGGGGCTCTCGGCTTTGAGCGCCGACGGAAGGTTCGTCCCAAGTCGGTTCAAGGACCTTGCACCTGAGCTGCTTAGCTCGCTTTGGCGCGGCTATTCGCTCGGCGAGGGGGACAACCGCAGAGGCGCTCGGGGACAGAGCGTGGCCACCGCTTCGCGCAGGCTGGCCGACGACCTCCAAGAGATCATCATAAAGTGCGGGAGCATCGCCAACATCAGCGCAGGAGAACAGGAAGAGACAGTCTCCATCGGAGGGGGTCCCCGGAGCTGGGACCTGAACGGGCTCCCGGTCCGGACTCGAAACATCGACTGCCCCCTGGACGATCGGACGGTCTCAAGGGAGGAGTACTCTGGCGTCGTATGGGACGTCGAAGTGGAGGACTGGCACACGATGCTAGTGAGAAGGAACGGCAGGCCCTACTTCGCCGGGAACTGTCGGTTCGGGTATCCCACGATAAGCATCCAGATGGAGGGGATTACAAGCGAGTGGGGCCAGTTTCTGTTCGACATAGCGCACGGGAACGACGCCCAGTTGAAAACGAAGAAGGGATACCAGGTGGGAGTCGTGGTGGCAATCCCGCCCTGGCCCTTCGAAGACGAGAAGGCGTTCAAGAAGTACTCAGAGGGGGCGACGATACTCTTCAGGCGCCAGGCACATGACGGCGTGCACATAGGGGAGGTAAAGCAGGAGAACGGAGACTGGCGCATCGCCGGAAACTCCGGGTACGCGCTCGTGGTCACAGGGTCTGGGGCGACCATGGCAGACGCGATAGACAAAGCCTACCAGAACGTGAAGAACGTCATGATCCCGAACATGTTCTACAGGAGCGACATCGGCCAGAGGTGGACCCACGACAGCGACATGCTCATCAGCTGGGGCTACATCTGAGAGCGTGAGACACGGGCGCGCGTCCCCGATGCCTGGCAACCGCTCCCGATGCCAATGGGGTCAGAGGGTGCTTCTAGTCTTCGCGCTTCCCAGGCCAGGCCCACGGGTCTTTCCTGCTCCCCGACGCTAGGAAGTAGGCGGTGAGGCCGATGATAGCGACCTCGGCGATCGTCCCTATGACGATGGTGGCGGCGGCCACCAGGTCTCCGCCCTCTATCAGACGCAGATGCTCAGGCTGCGACCAGGTCACCAGGAGAGCTACGGCGGCGAGGACAAGCCCCAGGTAGTAGGACGCCCTTGGCCTTACGAAGGTCAGGGCGCTGTCCGCGACGAAAAGGACCCAGCCGAAAGCGACGGAGTCGAAGACGAAGGCAGGGAGGACCGGGTAGACCTCCACGAGGAACGGGACCCCGAACAGGGTGGCGAAGAGTATCGAGACCTGGATGGCCCTCTGAATCGATGCCAACAGACCGCCCGACACCCGTACCTTATTTCAACTATGCCGCTCACGAAACTCTTTTGAGCCCTGCGGCGGGCGGGCGAACTGTGGACACAGGGGTCCGAAAGACGTTCCACCTCCCTGAGTCGAGCGTTCACTACCCTCGCCCGCTCGAATACAGGACCAGGCACGTAAAGGTCGAGCTCGACGTCGACTTCCAGAAGAAGCGTATCACAGGCTCCGCGACCCTCGACATCGATCCGATCAGAGGGGAGCTCGGGCTCGCCCACTTCGACGCGGTAGGTCTCGAGATATCGAAGGTGTCGGTCGACGGCGCCCCCGCGGAGTACGAGCATGACGGCTCCATCCTCGCGGTGAGCATGCACCCGAAGGCAGGGAAGCGCTCGGTAAGGGTCGAGTACTCCGCTTCCCCCAAGATGGGGCTGTACTTCACCGGCCCCGACAAGGAGCACCCGGAGAAGGAGGTCCAGGCATGGACTCACTCCGAGACTGAAGAGGCGAGATTCTGGTTCCCCTGCCACGACCATCCGGCCGACAAGTCGAGCAGCGAGCTCGTCCTCACCGTGCCTTCCGAGTTCCGGGTGATTTCTAACGGGAAACTGCTTTCGACCAAGGTCGAAGGAGGGAGAGCCACTTTCCACTGGCTGGAGGAGATCCCCCATTCGTGCTATCTCACGTCTTTCGTCGCCGGGAAGTTCGGGGTGGTCACTCAGGAGGCCCGGGGAGTCAAGCTGAACTACAACTTCCCGGAGTCCAAGAGAGAGGACGTGCTCAGGTACTTCGGGGAGACCCCGAAGATACTGGAGGTCTTCGAAGACATCATCGGTGTGAAGTACCCGTACCTGAAGTACGACCAGACCACGGTCGAGGACTTCGTGGCCGGAGGCGAGGAGAACCTCAACGCGACGACCCTCGCCACAAACTACTACGCGGACGCCGCCTCGGAGGAGGACTTCTCGGCCACCTACGCGTCCCCCTACCAGCGGGCGGTGGACCTGGTCGCCCACGAGTTCGCCCACCAGTGGTTCGGAGACTACGTCACATGCGCCGACTGGCCCCACGCCTGGCTGAACGAGGGGTTCGCGTCATACTTCCAGGTGCTGTACCTGGAGAAGACGAGAGGGGTGGACGAGATGACGTGGGCCCTGGCCGCGAGGATGGAGCTCTACTTCGAGGAAGACGGGAAGGAATACAGGCGCCCGATCGTGGAGAGGGACTACATCCGGCCCGACGACATCTTCGACATGCACCTCTACCCCAAGGGGGCCGCGAGGCTGCATGAGCTGAGGTTCCTGATGGGGGACGGCGCCTTCTTCGACGGCATATCGCTGTACCTGAGGTCGTTCGCCCTGTCCGGGGCCGACACCGACGACTTCCGGAAGGCGATGGAGAAGGCAAGCGGGCTGCAGCTCCAGGAGTTCTTCGAGCAGTCGTTCTACAAGGCAGGGCACCCCGAGTTCGAGGTGGGATACTCTTGGGACGAGGCTGGGAAGCTGGCGACGCTCAGGGTCAGACAGACCCAGAGGACCGAAGATGGGACCCCGGTGTTCAAGCTCCCCTGTGAGGTGGTATTCTACGTGGGGGGCGAGAGGAGGAGCTTCAGGGTCGGCCTGGACTCGGCCGACCAGACATTCACCTTCACCCTTCCCTCGAAGCCGGCCATCACGGAGTTCGACCCGAAGGGGTGGCTCCTCAAGAGGGTGAAGTTTGACAAGATGACCAACCTCCTCCTAAACCAACTGAAGGGCAGCCAGGACGCATCCAGCAGGGCGGAGGCAGCGAAGGAGCTCGGGAAGCTGAAGGACGGGGGGACGATAGAAGGGCTAGCGCAGGCGGCCGAGACGGAGCAGTTCTGGTACGTGAGGGCGTGCGCCCTGAAGGCCCTGGGGGGGATAGGGACGGACGGCGCGCTTCAGGCGGTCCTCCGGTCCGGGGCGCCGAAGGACAGGAAGGTGAGGAGGGCAGTGGCGGCGGCCCTCGGCTCGTTCAAGCAAGAGGAAGCGAGGAAGGCGCTGATGGAGATGTTGGAAGCGGACCCGAGCCCCTTCGTGAGGTGCGAAGCCGCCCTCGGACTCGCGAAGTCGTGGCCCGAAGGGGCCCTCCCGCACCTGAAGAAAGCGATGGTGGTGCACACGGTCAACGAGGTGCTGGGGGAGGCATCGGTGGAGGCCATGGGGAAGCTGAAGAGCCCTGAAGCCGATGCCGTGATCAGAGAGTCTCTGGCCTACGGTAAGCCGACCAGGGTGCGGGTCGGCGCGCTCAAGGCGATAGACGCGAGGGGGTTCGTCCTGGAAGCGGAGGTCCCGATACTCAGGGAGATGCTCAGGCACGACAAGGAGTACAGGGTCAGGCAGATTCTGGTGAGCCTGGTCCTCATGAACGTGCTTGACAAGAGGTTCCTTGACGACCTGAAGGAGGCTGGTCGGTCAGACCCTCAGCTCGGGATCAGGAGGAAGGCGCTGGATGTCTACCACAGGACTGCCGAAGCGGCGGAGACCTCAGGCGAGATCTCCAGGCTCAGGGCGGAAGTGGAGCAGCTCAGGGAACAGAACAGGAAGCAGGCCGCCTCCCCCGTCTAGGGGGCGTCCTTCCTGAAGCTGTCTCCCCCGGTCGAGGTGACCCTGGACTGCTTGGACGAGAGGAGCCGCTTCATCTTGGGCCCCATGACGTCGAAGACCTTGGCAATGTTGTACCCCGACTCTTCGAAGGCGTGCCTGTCACGGGGGGTGTAGATCTCCACGGAGACCTCGTAACGGGCGTGGGACTTCGACGGCTTCTTCGACTTCACCACCGCCCTGATCTCCTCGATGGACGGGTAGACCCTGCAGAGCTCGTCCGAGAGCCTCTCGAACTTCGCTCTCGCCTCGGCGGCCTCCGTTGGCTCCTCGGGGAGGCCGACTATGTAGTACGGCGCGTCATGCTTGGCTGAAGTCATTCTGGGTCATCGGCGTCCACCCAGGGAGCGCTTTATGGATTCTGCGGTCCTCAGGGCCATGGCCATGATCGAGATCATGGGATTGACCGCGGGGGTGGTGGGGAAGACGCACGAGTCTCCCACGAAGAGGTTCTTCACGGAGTGGAGCTCCCCAGACGGGGACGTCGGCCCCAGAGACGGATTAGAGCTCATCCTGCACGACCCCATCAGATGGGCGCTGTAGAGCATCATCCTGTTGGGCCGGACCCCTTGCCTTCGCAGGGCCGCGGAGAACGAGTCCAGGTCGGAAGGACCGACCTTGGACGTCCCGTCTCCAGCGAAGACCTCCGAGTTGTGGGTCGTCCAGATCCCGACGGCGCCGGCCGCAGAGAGTATGCGGGCCGTCTCCTCCATCCCCCTCACCAGGGTGTCCTTGTCGGCCCTCTCCATGTCGTAGGTCACCTTGGCGTAACCGTCCCTGCCGACCTCGACCCTCCCTGAACTCCTCTCCCTCAGGAGCACTATGGCAGAGGAGGAGCGGGCGTAATACCTCTGCATGAACTCCTTGTGGCGGCGCCCGTTTATCCAGGGGATTGACATCGCGAAAAGACCCGGGTGGGCGGGAGCGGCCTCGACCCAGAACCCGTGGTAGGTCCCGTCCAGGTCGATGAACTTCCAGACGGCGACCGTCTGCGGGGGGCCTTTCCAGGGGTCGACCGGGTCTTCGAACACCCCACCGACCGCGACCGTGGGGTCGAGCCTCAGGTAGGCCCCGACGTTCCTGTCATTCACGCCTGACCTCAGGAGCAGGGCCGGTGTCTCGATCCCCCCGCAGGCGGCCACCACCGCCCTGGCGGATATGTCGAGCCTGAACTCTCTCCCCCCTGACCTGCAGGTGGCCACCGCTCCCTTGGCGGCCCCTCCTTCGATGACCACCCTCTCGACCCTGGCGTCGAAGACGAACCTCGCCCCCTTCGACTGGGCTGACGGAAGATAGGTCAGCGCCGTCGACTGCTTCGCCGCGTAGATGCACCCGTAGGTGCAGAAGTCGCACCTCTGCCTGCACCCTACGGCGTTACGCTCGATGACGTGGTAGTCTGTCCCGTCCTTGTATCCGAGGGCCTTGCACCCGTCGCGAAGGACCCCGTTGTTCCTGTTGAGCTGGCTTTCGGAGGCGCTGACATTGATCCCCTTCCAGACGGAGTCGAGCATGGACGCGAAGCCGGGGCCAGCGACCCCGTCGATCCCGAACTCGCTCTCCCACTCGGAGAGGACCCGGAGAGGGGGCTTCAGGCAGGTGTTCCAGTTCACCGTCGTCCCCCCGCCCGCTCCCCTTCCGGCGAGGAGGACGAAGGAGAGATCCGTGGTGGCTGCGGTCCCGCTCTGCTGGAAGAGCTTCTGCATCATCCTCATCTCGTCCTGTCTGAACGTCTCCGAGGTCTCGTACGGCCCCTGCTCGACCACTATCACGCTGTATCCTGCTGAAGCGAGCGAATCCGCGATGACGCTCCCACCCGCGCCTGAACCCGCGACCACCACGTCGCAGGTCAGCTTCGTGTCCTGTTCCACCCTGATGGGCATCAGCCTGAGATGTTCGGGGGTCGGGACGGGGGCGTCGTGCGACGGGCCGGGGTACCCGATCGCCTCCCAGTTGGGGTTGAGCCCGTCTGGGCCGGCCGACGCGTATGCTAGGAAGAGAGCCAGCCTCTTGATCGCCTGGAACGCGGTCCGCTTCAGGGGGAGAGCGCTGTCCCTCCACGACTCGAGGTACGACTCCCTGGCTTCGGGGGAGAGCGAAGAGAACCTGGAGGGACGGCCGCTGAGGAGCAGGTTGTAGACGGGGCTCTCGACGACGGAGAGCACCCTACGGAAATCCCTGGCGTTCCCAGGCTGCATGGAGGTCTCCGCCGCCTCCGCGAGGAGCGAGTCGACGGACATGTCAGACGCTCCCCGCCCGAGGAGGCCTGACTCCCCGGGGATCGCTGGAAAGAGGGTGTCGCAGAGGGCCCTGAGGGCGCCCCTCTCGGAGGCGGTGAACTCCAACGGCACCGCCTCCATCCTGGCTCCTTTTCTGTTTAGACCCCTAGGACCACCGGGACGTCGGCTACGGAAGCCACCACGAGGTCGGCACCCTCGCTCCTGAGCCTCTCGGCGGAGTAGCTCCCTGTGGCCACCGCGACCATCTTCACGCCGGCCCCTCTGGCGGCCGCGATGTCATAGGGGCTGTCCCCCACATAGTAGACGGACTCCACCGTCGGGCCGAATCTCGACGCTGCCATGGCGAGCCCCCCGGGGTTAGGCTTCATCACTATGGTCTCGTCCCTGGTGAGGACGAACTCGAAGAGGTCCGTCAGCCCGGCCCGCCTGAGGGACACAGAAGCTGCGTTCCGTCCGCTGTTGGTAAGGACGGCGATCCTCACCCCTCTCGACTTCAGGCGCTCGAGGGCTCCCCTGACCCCCGCGATGGGCGCCGTGGTAGAGGCGCTCACCGCCTCGAATCTGTCGAGGAGGTCGAACGCGGCCGTCCTGAGGCCTTCGTAGCGCCCCTGCTCGTCGGTCGACGTCTGCGAGCGCGCGGCGTCGAGAATCGTCTGCGTCGGGGTCTTGAGGTCGATCCCGGCCGGATCGTACCCCCTCCTGGCCAGCTCTTCTATGAGCGCCTGCCTGGTCCCCTTCATGTCGAACTGGAACGTGACGAGGGTGCCATCGACGTCGAAGATGGCTGCGACTGTCATGTTAGCACTAGATCTTTCTTTTCGAGAAGAGGATGAGGATGGCGACCCCGACGAGGCCTATTGCGACGACGAGCACCGCGATGGCGCCTAGTGTGTCGGAGTCTGAGCCCGCCTGGAGAAGCGGCAGGAGGAGCACGGTCTCCTCCGAGACCGCGTTCGTATTTATCCGTTCCCGGGCCCGAGGCGGTCGAACCGTTAAGTAGGTTGCACCAGGTCTCCCTCACGTGTACCCGAGGCTTACCTGCTACGGCGGAGTGGGGGAGATCGGAGGGAACAAGTTCCTGCTAGAGGACAGGGGCGCCAGGGTCCTCCTCGACTTCGGCACCGGATTCTCGGACGGCTCGGACTACTTCGGCGGAGGGATAGAGCCGCGGCTTGTCAACGGGGCGGGCGACCTGTTCGAGTTCGGGCTCCTCCCCGAGATTCCCGGGCTCTACTCGGAGAAGGCGCTTCAGAACACTCGCCTGAAGCACTCCGATCCCGAAGTGGACGCCATAGTCCTGAGCCACTACCATTCGGACCACATGGGGAGGATCGGATACACTGACCCGAAGATCCCTGTGTACTGCGGCGAGACCACTTCCCTGGTTCACTCAGCCTACAGCGACTCTTCCTCGTCCCCGCTCGACGACCATGA
Proteins encoded in this region:
- a CDS encoding M1 family metallopeptidase — its product is MSPAAGGRTVDTGVRKTFHLPESSVHYPRPLEYRTRHVKVELDVDFQKKRITGSATLDIDPIRGELGLAHFDAVGLEISKVSVDGAPAEYEHDGSILAVSMHPKAGKRSVRVEYSASPKMGLYFTGPDKEHPEKEVQAWTHSETEEARFWFPCHDHPADKSSSELVLTVPSEFRVISNGKLLSTKVEGGRATFHWLEEIPHSCYLTSFVAGKFGVVTQEARGVKLNYNFPESKREDVLRYFGETPKILEVFEDIIGVKYPYLKYDQTTVEDFVAGGEENLNATTLATNYYADAASEEDFSATYASPYQRAVDLVAHEFAHQWFGDYVTCADWPHAWLNEGFASYFQVLYLEKTRGVDEMTWALAARMELYFEEDGKEYRRPIVERDYIRPDDIFDMHLYPKGAARLHELRFLMGDGAFFDGISLYLRSFALSGADTDDFRKAMEKASGLQLQEFFEQSFYKAGHPEFEVGYSWDEAGKLATLRVRQTQRTEDGTPVFKLPCEVVFYVGGERRSFRVGLDSADQTFTFTLPSKPAITEFDPKGWLLKRVKFDKMTNLLLNQLKGSQDASSRAEAAKELGKLKDGGTIEGLAQAAETEQFWYVRACALKALGGIGTDGALQAVLRSGAPKDRKVRRAVAAALGSFKQEEARKALMEMLEADPSPFVRCEAALGLAKSWPEGALPHLKKAMVVHTVNEVLGEASVEAMGKLKSPEADAVIRESLAYGKPTRVRVGALKAIDARGFVLEAEVPILREMLRHDKEYRVRQILVSLVLMNVLDKRFLDDLKEAGRSDPQLGIRRKALDVYHRTAEAAETSGEISRLRAEVEQLREQNRKQAASPV
- a CDS encoding GMC family oxidoreductase N-terminal domain-containing protein — its product is MPLEFTASERGALRALCDTLFPAIPGESGLLGRGASDMSVDSLLAEAAETSMQPGNARDFRRVLSVVESPVYNLLLSGRPSRFSSLSPEARESYLESWRDSALPLKRTAFQAIKRLALFLAYASAGPDGLNPNWEAIGYPGPSHDAPVPTPEHLRLMPIRVEQDTKLTCDVVVAGSGAGGSVIADSLASAGYSVIVVEQGPYETSETFRQDEMRMMQKLFQQSGTAATTDLSFVLLAGRGAGGGTTVNWNTCLKPPLRVLSEWESEFGIDGVAGPGFASMLDSVWKGINVSASESQLNRNNGVLRDGCKALGYKDGTDYHVIERNAVGCRQRCDFCTYGCIYAAKQSTALTYLPSAQSKGARFVFDARVERVVIEGGAAKGAVATCRSGGREFRLDISARAVVAACGGIETPALLLRSGVNDRNVGAYLRLDPTVAVGGVFEDPVDPWKGPPQTVAVWKFIDLDGTYHGFWVEAAPAHPGLFAMSIPWINGRRHKEFMQRYYARSSSAIVLLRERSSGRVEVGRDGYAKVTYDMERADKDTLVRGMEETARILSAAGAVGIWTTHNSEVFAGDGTSKVGPSDLDSFSAALRRQGVRPNRMMLYSAHLMGSCRMSSNPSLGPTSPSGELHSVKNLFVGDSCVFPTTPAVNPMISIMAMALRTAESIKRSLGGRR
- a CDS encoding HAD family hydrolase, which encodes MTVAAIFDVDGTLVTFQFDMKGTRQALIEELARRGYDPAGIDLKTPTQTILDAARSQTSTDEQGRYEGLRTAAFDLLDRFEAVSASTTAPIAGVRGALERLKSRGVRIAVLTNSGRNAASVSLRRAGLTDLFEFVLTRDETIVMKPNPGGLAMAASRFGPTVESVYYVGDSPYDIAAARGAGVKMVAVATGSYSAERLRSEGADLVVASVADVPVVLGV